The DNA region TGTAGTTTGTCTAGATATAGACATTTGTTTTTACTGAAAACAtacttgaaaaaaaattattatatatacttaTTGTACATCATCGCTTTAAGTTATAACCAGGAAAAGGGGTGTTATTGAAGTGGAGCAGggaagcaaacaaaaaacaagtaaGGCACTAACAGAATACAAATGAAATGGTCAGAATTTACCTTCATAGAAAACATAAGATAGACGAAAAAGTAAGTTCTATCTtgtaaaaacataaatacaaacaACTTAATaaacagtaaaacaaatattGGGTTTTACATGTCATTTTGGGCCATTGAAAAGTTTGACGATATTTTAGGGCAATTGGGATAGTTAAACTCAATGTCATACTGTACTAACACTTGATGTAGTAAAATAATGATCTCTACTGTAAATTAGAGatcataaaatatataatataatatatataaataattggtCATTTTAAACACCAGTACCAGTGTTATAGCTCTTCAACACAACACACATTGACTAAACAAAGAGGAAATAACAGTTCTATTTTTACCAAAGAAGAAAGGTCTAAGTCATTGCGGCCACGGAGCCTTTCTTATCACTGAAGAAGCTCTTGAGCATCATCACTTGGCCGATGCCGATGATAAACAGCAGAACGGTTTCGCCGATGGACCAGAAAGTCACGCGTTCCATCAGGTGGTCCGCCCTTGTGCGGTCGTGTGCTTCTCTGAGGCGATACCACGTCTGGGACTCAGCCACCACTTTCAGGATCTCGTGGATGGAGACACACGTGGATTCCAGCTGACCAAATATACAGAAAGTTACGTTCAGCTTTAGGAATCTTTTAAATCACTCATACATTTGACTACTGACAACTAACGTCAGCttttcacacatttttattcTCACTTCAAACAATTCAgtcttttaaaaagtaccttagcttgaaaaatgtatatatttttaaatagtattatatatacatacacacaataacaaatgttttccaCTTTTCCAGAATATTGAACACTGCAAAATTCTGAATAATTTTTAAATCGCAATGTTTTTGCCCAGaatctcactcacacacacacacacacacacgcacgcacacgcatgcacgcacacacacacacacacattttgtattTGTGCATAACTTCCTGTCCAATATTTTGCTAAATTGAGccgataaaaaattcaaaaatagtcatcttcgttgtttgttaccgaaTGTGCCTTTTGTATCTGGAAGGGGTTGTTGCCAAAAgtcagaagtgcgctgctatggaaacggaaataaatgcgcagaAGAACTcgttccggcaatgattaaaatgaccaaaatacggtaaatcttgtacatattacatattgttatgaacgtgtctgttactacattatatttaattgcagtgtgtatacaaaacattgatggagggttgaTGGGTCTtaaagggctttgaaggctacaacatacaaacactttttttttatcatcgttagaatccccccccaaaaaagacatgtgtgttcttgtctcccataatgattgcgaacaataggcaaaataaaaaatttaaaaaatgcagttcccctttaacgtgGCTAAGTCCCCCGACAGGCCAAGACCCTTTTGACAGTATCTgcaccctgtcagccatgttgtagtttttagcgcttcaatAATGGAGTCAACAGACTCATAAGTAAGTTCTAACGTAAGTTCTAACGTAAGTTCTAACGTAAGTTAGaacagggtgtcaaactcatttcagatcggggggccacatggataaaaatctactcccaagtgggccggacgggtaaaatcacgacacgataacttaaaaataaggacatcttcagattgttttctttgtttaaaaatagaacaagcacattctgaaaatgtacaaatcataatgtttttttttttttacacttacatgttacggttaatagtttatttgtcgttatttatattttccgaataaattatgtgataatgttcatcagtcaactcattagtgTTCATTTGAAATATattctgataaaaaaaatatatcaaaataaaattacaggatgttatttatgtagtttgatcattttcctcaagtgatgtactaacatctggtttattttttacatatttagcatcatctacaaagatacaaaatattgctattgcgacatccagtggacatatatagaacagctgtttctttcattaaaaaaatttcaggttaatttttatacttggcaaactcatgctgcgggccggataaaacccctcaggccgtacgtttgacacccctgagttagaaCGATACGCTTCTTTGTACTAGAAATGGCAAAatagtaagtaggttagataacaTTATTGAATAtggttaaaatcaagagtaagattaattcagtgttaatatttgagaggGTCCagtcccctctgtagtggaaaagtcagGTCCTGAGGTCAAACATGTTAAGGGAgccctgatctagaccacaaagaATTGTTTTAACTGAGATCCCATCCAtctattgtctaccgcttgtccctatgggggtcgcagggggtgctggagcctatctcagctgcattcgggtttaaggcggggtgcaccctggacaagtcgccacctcatcacagggccaacacagatagacagacaacattcacactcacattcacacactagggaccatctTAATTCCCCcttggggattattaaagtatttctgatactgatttagtgttgccaatcaacctaaccccaggtgcatgtctttggaggtgggaggaagccgcagtacccggagggaacccacgcagtcacggggagaacatgcaaactccacacaggaagatcccgagcccaggattgaacccaggaccttcgtattgtgagacacatgcacAAACCCCTTTTCCACAGTGCTGCCccttgttttaaatgtagattaaaaataTCATTGTAATTAAAGAACGAACATACTATTGCAAATTTAACGGGATAACCCAAATGTAGGTAAGGGTTAAAGATGTTAAAATGTTGACCACTAGTTTTGCCTTTTCCTCAGCAGATTATTAACCAATTTCCCCTGCCCGGACCTCCGTTACCTGTGTCAGTGCTGTCGCTCTGGTCATGCTGGGAATCAGAGGCTCCTCCTCGCCATGGCGAAAATCCAGGTAGATGGATTTATGTGAGAAAGTGGAGAACTCATTGCTGAAGCAGACCTTGTAGACTCCCTTCATGGCAGTGGTGTGGGAGAAGCTGTCATACTGCTTCTTGTCCTCCCTGTACAGAATGTTATCGTGGGGATCTGTCACAAAACAGTCCACGTCGTAGTTCCCTCCTGAAATCACCTTGGTTGGAAGAAAGATTGAAGCACAAATAAGTTACAATGTATAACAATGGCAGCCATACGAGCTGGGAGGCTGACAACAGCTGTTAAGATAACAGTCACACAAAAGTGTAGTCATGTATTGAAATGTATGAAAGTGTAATGAAgtgaaaatgtatgaaaaaatgtATTGATTTATCAAATAAAGCGCATGTAAAATACATGTTTAGCCTTATAAGTATAATACAAGTGTGTCTTGTGTGAGAGGTGCGTTCAGGACATACCTGATAATCTAACTCAAACTTAATGTCTTTGTCCAGGTCTTCGTAGAAACATTGCTTCTCGTTGTCGGGAAGCTCAAACGTGAGCTCGGTGGCAAAAAGCACCAAAACATTACAGAGCAGCAGCAGTGAAAGCGACAACAGCAGCATTGTTCAAAAATTAAACCACAAAGTGTGGCGACTCCTTCATTGAATGTTTGCTCTGACGTGGCGCGGCAACAAAAGACTTCcgggttattattgttgttgttgttttttaaatatgtgattattcattgttatttatgTCGAATATCTAACTGTATGGTGAATATTGTGTCATAAAAGAAAAACGTACGAATatgatcaatttaaaaaaaaaagcttacaaTTATGATGTAATGACGTAACAAAGAAAACCGGAAGTAGGGAATGCAGCGAAATAAAAGCCAAaggcaaataatttaaaaaaaaggccatgaaaacgtcacacattttaaaaacacttttAATCAAAGACACATTTACTTTCAAGCGTTACCCCTTGCACATGTTTAtgtacattgtttttattttctctcTTTCATTATTTATGGTAGTTTGTTTATTATCTTGAATTATTGTCTGGAAAATTTAATGgaaatatttaacattttgaaAAATTATAGAAGGTTCATCTTCATGTTCATATTGTTTGTTTTAAATTATGGCGTTTATTTTGTATGTGACGTTTTGCATCATATTGCTGTTGAAATAAAGTTATGGAGGGAAAAACTATTGAATTTACAGTACCCGTATATACGTCACACAGCATGATTAGATTAACGTTTTTATTATGTTAGAAAAACCCATTTCCTCTCTTTCCTTTTAGTAGTTCTATTAATATATTGGAATATTGTCTAAAAACTAATATATAGTTGCCTTTCTGAAGGATGGTGTGTAGTTTTGTATGTGAAGTTTTGTATTGTTGAAATAAGGTTGTTAAAAAACAACCTTATAAAAccctattgttgtttttttgtttcatttatttaaccgtttactgtttgtttatttatgaATACTTTAATTTCCTGATTTGACTTAAGTGGAAGTCTATTTTATATTATGTCAAATTGAATGTAtatgtttaataaaaataaataaaaacaccaaaataccacagcaaaaaaactactcaagttagCCAGTTACAGTATGCGCAGTACAACCCAAACCTTAACGTTTTCTTTTAACATACAGTCAACATCATTGTTAAAAAACACGACATAAAGTTAtaagtacaaaaaataaaaataaattaaaacaattgttggtgttttgcatttttttaaacaagtgaagagcaatcaaactttattttgaAATTCCAAAAATACATACAGTTCGTTTCTTATCTCAGCTATGTTATAAGTGGACAAAGTTAATACTTAAGAAATCAGAATCCACGCAAAAGCACTTAAGTCAtaatttaaaatacattattaGCGCAGTCTTACGCCATTAAACGCAAGTCACAACGTGATTTGCTGATAAAGGTCGAAATCATAATGGTCAACTTCCGGTTTGTAATTTTACTGCGAAAAGAATGTCAAAAATCACGCCCCCTTTCCGTTACGTATTATTGTTTATAGAAGTGTCTTGTCACTGGCAACTTGTGTCCTCCAGCCAGTGGATGACCGTTCTGCTCCCTTAACTTTCAttgtgttgtgtgtttgtttgaTCGGTGAACGATTAttccaaaaataaaaacagaaatggAGCAGTACGCCCAAACCGTAAAGGATTTCGTGGAGGCACACGCCGTCTGTTTCACCGTTGCGTTTGTTGCaggtaaaattgtttttttttataacttactGTTCTTATGTTTATTATTCATACGTTTCACGTTGAACACATTTTGAGGGGAACAAACCCTCAAAAAATAGAATCGAGTTACTCATGAAAATACAACTTTTCTTGAGAAATCCCTGTGAATTCTAACCATTAGTTAGTTTGATACATCATAGCACATCATAGCAATCCTCGCATACACTATGAATGGCCCCTGGTGGCTGTGGCCAAGATATTAGACGGATGTCCTTTCTTTATGATGTGCTTTCAACAGATTTGTCCTTGTTCCTAAAGCACTGTAATGCACAATAAgccatacatgtaaatataactgCACTTAAAAACTGTCCACTTCATGTTTAAAAGATCAGCCAGTGATTTTGTGACATTATGTCGCATCATCACTTTATTTCCCTTGAAGAATAGTCGCCTTTGTATGTAtaatgtgaaatatttttgaaataaatACAGTGGGATGGATCTCTTAAATTCAAACACAATCCATCCATCGACCTTCTGTTTGTGTATTTAATATTGCTGTCAACTGTTttactcatgcgattaatcacaaaacattattgCATTGATCATGTATTTATGCGGATTAATCATGTAATTTATTTTGTTCCTTTACCTTAACTGCAGATGGTTGATccatcagtgatcagatcaatgcatacatcAGTGCAAAGATGGTCTGCTCACTCacaaatttcacaaaaaaaacacctCAGACAGTACTTTAAGTAGAActatttttgtgcaaataaatgacgtaaATTGAAGTGAAAccgttttaaaaatgttcctgtatgacattctcacAATAATTGCATTTATATTacggtcttttaaaaaaaatta from Entelurus aequoreus isolate RoL-2023_Sb linkage group LG02, RoL_Eaeq_v1.1, whole genome shotgun sequence includes:
- the LOC133632341 gene encoding transmembrane emp24 domain-containing protein 3-like codes for the protein MLLLSLSLLLLCNVLVLFATELTFELPDNEKQCFYEDLDKDIKFELDYQVISGGNYDVDCFVTDPHDNILYREDKKQYDSFSHTTAMKGVYKVCFSNEFSTFSHKSIYLDFRHGEEEPLIPSMTRATALTQLESTCVSIHEILKVVAESQTWYRLREAHDRTRADHLMERVTFWSIGETVLLFIIGIGQVMMLKSFFSDKKGSVAAMT